In one Sphingobacterium daejeonense genomic region, the following are encoded:
- a CDS encoding 3-keto-disaccharide hydrolase has protein sequence MYLKDAFALAQDAKQKKSALNNLQSTGTYQALMFAAKYMNDQELGGTASNVAMNIAMDNKEFVGEDVRNILNAAAGKLSGSESSYLKEAIVRHLAEMPNEQGFVSMFNGKDLSGWQGLVENPIKRAKMSKAELAKKQVEADKKMRESWSAQDGDLVFSGHGDNIATIKKYGDFEMLVDWKLDPNGKEPDAGIYLRGTPQVQIWDISRVDVGAQVGSGGLYNNAKNPKDPSKVADNALGEWNSFKIKMIGENVSVWLNGELVVDNIPLENYWDRNQSIFPTEQIELQAHGSRVWYRDLYIKEIPRKEVFQLSNQEKQEGFEVLFDGTNLDKWTNTPAYEITQEGYIRSNPDAKFGKNLYTKEEYGDFVYRFDFKLTPGANNGVGIRTPLEGDAAYAGMEIQVLDDGADVYKDLKPYQYHGSVYGIIAAKRGSLNPVGEWNTEEIRVQGDKIKITVNGKVIVDGDLKQATKNGAADGKNHPGLDNKSGHIGFLGHGTEVFFRNIRVKRL, from the coding sequence TTGTATCTAAAAGATGCTTTTGCTTTAGCTCAAGATGCTAAACAAAAAAAATCAGCACTTAATAATCTTCAATCCACAGGTACTTACCAAGCTTTGATGTTTGCTGCTAAATATATGAACGACCAAGAATTGGGCGGAACAGCAAGCAACGTAGCGATGAATATTGCTATGGACAACAAAGAATTCGTTGGTGAAGATGTTCGCAATATCTTAAATGCAGCTGCTGGTAAATTGTCAGGCAGTGAAAGTTCGTATTTGAAAGAAGCTATCGTACGCCATTTAGCAGAAATGCCGAATGAACAAGGTTTTGTTTCCATGTTCAATGGTAAAGATCTTTCAGGTTGGCAAGGTCTAGTTGAAAACCCAATCAAACGTGCTAAAATGTCTAAAGCTGAACTTGCTAAAAAACAAGTAGAAGCTGATAAGAAAATGCGTGAAAGTTGGTCTGCACAAGATGGAGATTTAGTATTCAGTGGACATGGTGATAACATCGCAACCATCAAGAAATATGGTGACTTTGAGATGTTAGTAGATTGGAAGTTAGACCCTAATGGTAAAGAACCTGATGCAGGTATTTATTTAAGAGGAACGCCTCAAGTTCAAATTTGGGATATCTCACGTGTTGATGTTGGTGCTCAAGTAGGTTCTGGTGGACTTTACAATAATGCTAAAAATCCGAAAGACCCGTCTAAAGTAGCTGATAATGCTCTTGGAGAATGGAACTCATTCAAAATAAAAATGATCGGTGAGAATGTATCCGTTTGGTTAAATGGCGAATTAGTGGTTGACAACATTCCTTTGGAAAACTATTGGGACCGCAATCAATCTATTTTCCCAACGGAACAAATCGAACTTCAAGCTCATGGATCAAGAGTATGGTACCGTGATTTGTATATCAAAGAAATCCCTCGTAAGGAAGTCTTCCAATTGAGCAATCAAGAGAAACAAGAAGGTTTCGAAGTGTTGTTTGATGGTACAAACCTAGATAAGTGGACTAATACTCCGGCATATGAAATCACCCAAGAAGGTTATATCCGTTCTAATCCAGATGCTAAATTTGGTAAGAACCTTTATACAAAAGAAGAATATGGAGATTTTGTATACCGTTTTGATTTCAAACTAACTCCTGGCGCTAACAATGGCGTAGGAATCCGTACACCATTAGAAGGGGATGCTGCATATGCAGGTATGGAAATCCAAGTATTGGATGATGGTGCAGATGTGTACAAAGATTTGAAACCTTATCAGTACCATGGATCAGTTTATGGTATCATCGCTGCAAAGCGTGGTTCATTAAATCCTGTAGGAGAGTGGAATACCGAGGAAATCCGTGTTCAAGGTGATAAAATCAAGATCACTGTCAATGGAAAAGTTATTGTTGACGGCGATTTGAAACAAGCCACTAAAAATGGTGCTGCTGATGGCAAGAATCATCCTGGATTAGACAACAAATCAGGTCATATCGGTTTCTTAGGACATGGAACAGAAGTGTTCTTCAGAAATATCAGAGTGAAAAGATTGTAA